A region of Streptomyces sp. NBC_01750 DNA encodes the following proteins:
- a CDS encoding alpha/beta fold hydrolase, producing the protein MKVLPFPLCLRSVRHLRISAALLRATALELAILAGHLLLYPSGLTPERRTPDRPASDHPGPSSAELPPHTATLPTGTGLSHPPAVLLHGFVDNRSVFVLLRRSLARHGWRHLECLNYSPLTCDIRAAADLLGRHIEEICARTGHREVDIVGHSLGGLIARYYVQCLGGDQRVRTLVTLGTPHSGTTVAPLASAHPIVRQMRPGSAVLEELRAPAPGCRTRFVSFWSDLDQVMVPVETACIDHPDLIAQNVRVSGIGHLALPVHSAVATGIRQALESSESAAGTSGAASVA; encoded by the coding sequence ATGAAGGTCTTGCCCTTTCCGCTGTGTCTGCGCTCCGTGCGACACCTAAGGATCTCGGCCGCGCTGCTGCGGGCCACCGCCCTCGAGCTGGCGATCCTCGCCGGGCATCTGCTCCTCTACCCTTCCGGCCTCACCCCGGAGCGCCGCACCCCCGACCGCCCCGCCTCCGACCACCCCGGACCGAGTAGCGCCGAGCTTCCGCCCCACACCGCGACCCTGCCGACCGGCACGGGCCTGTCGCACCCGCCCGCCGTCCTGCTCCACGGTTTCGTCGACAACCGCTCCGTCTTCGTCCTGCTCCGCCGCTCCCTCGCCCGGCACGGCTGGCGCCATCTCGAGTGCCTCAACTACTCCCCTCTGACGTGCGACATCCGCGCCGCCGCCGATCTGCTCGGCCGGCACATAGAGGAGATCTGCGCACGTACGGGACACCGCGAGGTCGATATCGTCGGGCACAGCCTCGGCGGCCTGATCGCCCGCTACTACGTGCAGTGCCTCGGCGGTGACCAGCGGGTACGCACCCTGGTCACGCTCGGCACTCCGCACTCGGGCACCACCGTCGCCCCGCTCGCGAGCGCGCATCCCATAGTTCGCCAGATGCGTCCGGGATCCGCCGTGCTCGAGGAGCTGCGCGCGCCCGCACCAGGTTGCCGTACCCGGTTCGTCAGCTTCTGGAGCGACCTCGACCAGGTGATGGTCCCGGTCGAGACGGCCTGCATCGACCACCCGGACCTCATCGCGCAGAACGTGCGCGTCAGCGGAATCGGGCATCTCGCCCTTCCCGTCCACTCCGCCGTCGCGACCGGAATCCGCCAGGCGCTCGAATCGAGCGAGTCGGCGGCAGGCACTTCGGGAGCCGCCTCCGTCGCCTGA
- a CDS encoding cobalamin B12-binding domain-containing protein has protein sequence MGVTGPIRVVVAKPGLDGHDRGAKVIARALRDAGMEVIYTGLHQTPEQIVDTAIQEDADAIGLSILSGAHNTLFAKVIELLKEREAEDIKVFGGGIIPEADIAPLKEKGVAEIFTPGATTASIVDWVNANVRQPAEA, from the coding sequence ATGGGTGTGACTGGTCCAATCCGCGTGGTGGTGGCCAAGCCGGGTCTCGACGGCCACGATCGCGGGGCCAAGGTGATCGCGCGGGCCCTGCGCGACGCCGGTATGGAGGTCATCTACACCGGGCTCCACCAGACCCCTGAGCAGATCGTGGACACGGCGATCCAGGAGGACGCCGACGCGATCGGCCTGTCCATCCTGTCCGGGGCGCACAACACGCTGTTCGCGAAGGTGATCGAGCTGTTGAAGGAGCGCGAGGCGGAGGACATCAAGGTGTTCGGCGGCGGCATCATCCCGGAGGCGGACATTGCTCCGCTGAAGGAGAAGGGCGTCGCGGAGATCTTCACGCCGGGAGCGACGACGGCGTCGATCGTCGACTGGGTCAACGCGAATGTCCGCCAGCCTGCGGAAGCGTGA
- a CDS encoding DUF5691 domain-containing protein, with the protein MTGTTSTSLWEELVTSALLGTDRRTPPAEVLTPGKHAPAGLLDAAAVQTVRRRAGLLPAPAAALPEPAPHDARPRLPPPARRRLAQLLADRSAPSAGGRRGTAPDLTELLPQWLAAANDHKYQAPASVLPALLDAARARTDLRPQALTFAGPRGLWLARLNPEWKFALRGASGGPTLDTDDAEAVRRLWEEGLFAERVALLAAVRAHDADKALALLAATWSTERAEDRLMFLDSLRTGLSDADEAFLEKALSDRSRNVRATAAELLSALPHSALAGRMAARAASCISLDRSGDGADAAIVVEAPHECDADMQRDGVVPNPPSGRGERSWWLGQLVEAAPMATWPVRLGGRTADELVALPVADDWGDELHAAWCRAAVRQRDAEWSRALLGPPGTPPETGPGTTSLAERAKLLAALPAGERAGWVAEFIAAHGLSEAFQLLGVCQVPWSEPLGRSVVDALDIARDAGSYPWSFSGVMGLAERCLAPEEAGRLEILTATPDEPEGASPGAGGYWSEAFQRLVSTLRLRATMGAELRGPAE; encoded by the coding sequence ATGACTGGCACCACCAGCACCTCACTCTGGGAAGAGCTCGTCACCTCGGCTCTTCTCGGCACCGACCGCCGTACGCCGCCGGCCGAAGTCCTGACACCGGGCAAGCACGCGCCAGCCGGGCTGCTGGACGCCGCGGCCGTGCAGACCGTACGGCGCAGGGCGGGACTGCTGCCCGCACCCGCCGCCGCTCTACCTGAGCCCGCGCCGCACGACGCGCGGCCGCGGCTGCCCCCGCCCGCCCGGCGCCGGCTCGCCCAGCTGCTGGCAGACCGGTCCGCCCCGTCCGCCGGGGGGCGGCGCGGTACGGCGCCGGATCTGACCGAACTGCTCCCCCAGTGGCTGGCCGCGGCCAACGATCACAAGTACCAGGCGCCGGCGTCCGTGCTGCCCGCACTGCTGGACGCGGCCCGTGCGCGTACGGATCTGCGCCCGCAGGCTCTCACCTTCGCCGGGCCGCGCGGGCTGTGGCTCGCCCGGCTCAACCCGGAGTGGAAGTTCGCGCTGCGCGGCGCGTCCGGCGGCCCCACGCTGGACACGGATGACGCGGAGGCCGTCCGACGCCTCTGGGAGGAAGGGCTGTTCGCCGAGCGGGTCGCGCTGCTGGCCGCCGTACGGGCGCACGACGCGGACAAGGCGCTGGCGCTGCTGGCGGCGACCTGGTCCACGGAGCGTGCCGAGGACCGGCTGATGTTCCTGGACTCATTGCGTACGGGACTGTCCGACGCGGACGAGGCGTTCCTGGAAAAGGCCCTCTCCGACCGCAGCCGCAATGTCCGCGCCACGGCGGCCGAGTTGCTCTCGGCACTGCCGCATTCCGCGCTCGCCGGGCGGATGGCGGCGCGGGCGGCTTCGTGCATAAGCCTGGACCGCAGTGGTGACGGAGCCGACGCGGCGATCGTGGTGGAGGCGCCGCACGAGTGCGATGCCGATATGCAGCGCGACGGCGTGGTGCCGAATCCGCCGTCGGGACGGGGCGAACGATCCTGGTGGCTGGGCCAGTTGGTCGAGGCGGCGCCCATGGCGACCTGGCCGGTGCGGCTCGGCGGGCGCACGGCCGACGAGCTCGTCGCGCTGCCCGTCGCCGACGACTGGGGGGACGAGCTGCACGCGGCGTGGTGCAGGGCGGCGGTGCGGCAGCGGGACGCGGAGTGGTCCCGGGCCCTCCTCGGCCCACCGGGCACCCCACCGGAGACCGGGCCCGGCACGACGTCGCTCGCCGAGCGGGCGAAGCTGCTCGCGGCGCTGCCGGCCGGTGAACGGGCGGGCTGGGTCGCGGAATTCATCGCTGCGCACGGGCTGTCGGAGGCGTTCCAGCTGCTGGGGGTCTGCCAGGTGCCGTGGTCGGAGCCGCTGGGCCGTTCGGTGGTCGATGCGCTCGACATCGCGCGGGACGCGGGGAGCTACCCGTGGAGCTTCAGCGGAGTGATGGGCCTGGCCGAGCGCTGCCTGGCGCCGGAGGAGGCCGGCCGCCTGGAGATCCTCACGGCCACGCCCGACGAGCCGGAGGGAGCGTCACCGGGCGCGGGCGGTTACTGGTCGGAGGCGTTCCAGCGCCTGGTCTCGACGCTGCGGCTGCGCGCGACGATGGGGGCGGAGCTGCGGGGTCCGGCGGAATAG
- a CDS encoding SWIM zinc finger family protein has protein sequence MNQQGVRWTSEQVLALAPDDASRRAGNKLGAAGPWSGAGSSGSGGVWGLCKGSGSKPYQTVVDTTGPAYKCSCPSRKFPCKHALGLLLLWAADEEAVRDSTTPDWAEEWLEGRRKRATDKEQSEAGTGQSAKSADPEAARRRAERRAGRITAGATELERRLADLLRGGLAAAEQSGYGLWEETAARMVDAQAPGLAARVRELGTIPGSGPGWPVRLLEECALIHLLDAAWLGIERLPEPLAATVRTRVGLTSPAAGPPVRDRWLILAQYDSSDGKITTRRIWLYGWESGRAALLLSFGAAGRSPQQALPVGLTIDAELTPYAGAGQLRADLGEQFGAPVAIASPPPGGCTAAALDAYGRALRDDPWLDSWPVTLSGVIPVPTSPGWQLADGDGGTALPIAPAALARSGLLKLVALSGGGPVTVFGECGHQGFSPLAAWSEDGSETVPLI, from the coding sequence ATGAATCAGCAGGGGGTGCGCTGGACGTCGGAACAGGTGCTGGCTCTGGCTCCTGACGACGCGTCACGCAGAGCGGGAAACAAACTCGGCGCGGCCGGGCCGTGGTCCGGTGCGGGGAGCAGCGGCTCGGGGGGCGTCTGGGGCCTGTGCAAGGGCAGCGGCAGCAAGCCGTACCAGACGGTTGTCGACACCACGGGCCCCGCCTACAAGTGCAGTTGCCCGAGCCGGAAGTTCCCGTGCAAGCACGCGCTGGGGCTGCTGCTGCTCTGGGCGGCGGACGAGGAGGCGGTACGGGACTCCACGACCCCGGACTGGGCCGAGGAGTGGCTGGAAGGGCGCCGAAAACGCGCCACGGACAAGGAACAGAGCGAAGCGGGCACGGGACAGTCCGCGAAGTCCGCCGACCCGGAGGCGGCCAGGCGCCGGGCCGAACGCCGGGCGGGGCGGATCACCGCGGGAGCGACGGAGCTGGAGCGGCGGCTGGCGGATCTGCTGCGCGGCGGCCTGGCCGCGGCCGAGCAGTCGGGGTACGGGCTGTGGGAGGAGACCGCGGCCCGCATGGTCGACGCGCAGGCACCGGGCCTGGCCGCGCGGGTGCGGGAGTTGGGCACGATCCCGGGCTCCGGGCCGGGCTGGCCGGTGCGGCTGCTGGAGGAGTGCGCGCTGATCCATCTGCTGGACGCGGCCTGGCTGGGCATCGAGCGGCTGCCGGAGCCGCTGGCAGCAACGGTCCGCACCCGGGTCGGCCTCACCTCGCCGGCCGCGGGCCCGCCGGTCCGGGACCGCTGGCTGATCCTGGCCCAGTACGACTCCTCGGACGGCAAAATCACCACCCGCCGCATCTGGCTGTACGGGTGGGAATCCGGGCGCGCGGCGCTGCTGCTCTCCTTCGGCGCGGCAGGCCGGTCCCCGCAGCAGGCGCTTCCGGTGGGGCTGACGATCGACGCGGAGCTCACTCCGTACGCGGGCGCGGGGCAGCTGCGGGCGGACCTGGGCGAGCAGTTCGGCGCCCCCGTCGCGATCGCGTCACCTCCGCCGGGAGGGTGTACCGCGGCGGCCCTCGATGCGTACGGGCGGGCGCTGCGGGACGATCCCTGGCTGGACTCCTGGCCGGTGACTCTGAGCGGAGTCATACCCGTCCCCACGAGCCCAGGGTGGCAACTGGCGGACGGCGACGGCGGGACCGCGCTGCCCATCGCGCCCGCCGCGCTCGCCCGCTCCGGGCTGCTGAAGCTCGTGGCGCTCTCCGGCGGCGGGCCGGTCACCGTCTTCGGCGAGTGCGGCCACCAGGGCTTCTCGCCGCTCGCCGCCTGGTCCGAGGACGGGTCGGAGACGGTCCCGCTCATCTGA
- a CDS encoding ATP-binding protein has product MTVSETGAATGAEALRPHAEDAFADELKTLAAADDRPRPARWRLSPWAVATYLLGGTLPDGTVITPKYVGPRRIVEVAVTTLATDRALLLLGVPGTAKTWVSEHLAAAVSGDSTLLVQGTAGTPEEAIRYGWNYAQLLAHGPSRDALVPSPVMRAMSEGMTARVEELTRIPADVQDTLITILSEKTLPIPELGQEVQAVRGFNLIATANDRDRGVNDLSSALRRRFNTVVLPLPATPEAEVDIVSRRVDQLGRSLDLPAAPEGLEEIRRVVTVFRELRDGVSADGRTKLKSPSGTLSTAEAISVVTGGLALAAHFGDGVLRPGDVAAGILGAVVRDPAADRVIWQEYLETVVRERDGWKDFYRACREVSV; this is encoded by the coding sequence ATGACCGTGTCCGAAACCGGCGCAGCCACCGGCGCCGAGGCCCTGCGGCCGCACGCCGAGGATGCTTTCGCCGACGAGCTCAAGACGCTCGCCGCGGCCGACGACCGGCCGCGGCCGGCCAGATGGCGGCTGTCGCCGTGGGCCGTAGCCACCTATCTGCTCGGCGGCACGCTGCCCGACGGCACGGTGATCACACCCAAGTACGTGGGGCCGCGCCGGATCGTCGAGGTGGCCGTCACCACTCTGGCCACCGACCGGGCACTGCTGCTCCTCGGCGTGCCGGGCACCGCCAAGACCTGGGTCTCCGAACATCTCGCCGCGGCCGTCAGCGGCGACTCGACCCTGCTCGTGCAGGGCACGGCGGGCACGCCGGAAGAGGCGATTCGCTACGGCTGGAACTACGCGCAGCTGCTCGCCCACGGCCCAAGCCGGGACGCGCTGGTGCCGAGCCCCGTCATGCGCGCGATGTCAGAGGGCATGACCGCTCGGGTCGAGGAGCTCACCCGTATCCCCGCGGACGTGCAGGACACTCTGATCACGATCCTTTCCGAGAAGACGCTGCCCATCCCTGAGCTGGGGCAGGAGGTGCAGGCGGTCCGCGGGTTCAATCTCATCGCCACCGCCAATGACCGCGACCGCGGGGTCAACGACCTCTCCAGCGCGCTGCGCCGCCGGTTCAACACCGTCGTGCTGCCGCTGCCCGCCACACCGGAGGCCGAGGTCGACATCGTGTCGCGCCGCGTCGACCAGCTGGGGCGCTCGCTCGATCTGCCGGCCGCGCCGGAGGGACTGGAGGAGATCCGCCGTGTGGTCACCGTCTTCCGGGAGTTGCGGGACGGGGTCTCGGCAGACGGTCGCACCAAGCTCAAGTCGCCCTCGGGGACGCTCTCCACGGCTGAGGCGATCTCCGTGGTCACGGGCGGTCTCGCGCTCGCCGCGCACTTCGGGGACGGCGTGCTGCGCCCTGGTGATGTGGCGGCCGGCATCCTCGGCGCGGTCGTACGCGACCCGGCGGCGGACCGGGTCATCTGGCAGGAGTACCTGGAGACGGTGGTCCGAGAGCGCGACGGGTGGAAGGACTTCTACCGCGCCTGCCGCGAGGTGAGCGTATGA
- a CDS encoding DUF5682 family protein gives MTGPLLLGVRHHGPGSARAVRAALEAASPAVVLIEGPPEGDALLALAADEQMRPPVALLAHAVDDPGRAAFWPLAEFSPEWVALRWALGRGVPVRFIDLPAAHSLAPAAEEESASPETADGEPGPPAGAEPPEGGGAGAGAPGAGADSVDPGGPGPVGPSGVAPLSGQPPEGGGAGAAGGPEATPGAAGPAGTLAPDGGTPGAQGGDGAGPHTVGPEHERGAPDPSGLRIDPIAVLAETAGYDDPERWWEDVIEHRGTAAHAADARAPFAALGDAMAALRETYGHGGHDRDLAREAHMRIQLRAARKEFGDEVAVVCGAWHVPALEEKTTLAADKALLKGLPKVKTEMTWVPWTYRRLARHSGYGAGIDSPGWYGHLFGVADRPIERWMTKVAGLLRDEDRLVSSAHVIEAVRLAETLAAMRGRPLAGLTETTDAIRAVMCEGSDVPLDLIRDRLVVGDVLGEVPDAAPAVPLQRDLTRLQRSLRIKPEALERELELDLRKETDAAKSRLLHRLRLLSIGWGEPVTGRGSTGTFRESWRLRWEPELFVKVAEAGVWGTTVLSAATAKAESRAVSATALAEVTALAEQCLLAELPDALPVVMRALADRAALDADVGHLAQALPALARSLRYGDVRSTDTVALGEVAAGIAERICVGLPPACTGLDADGAAGMRGHLDGVHTAIGLLPKGRELIERWGSVLHRLAARDTVPGVIRGRAARLLLDDGRLEEDEAARLMGLALSVGTPPADAAAWIEGFVGGASGGGMLLVHDERLLALVDAWLSGVPADAFTDVLPLLRRTFSAYEPGVRRTLGELVRRGPAAASGPAHAESTMPGFGAGLDGQRADAVLPVLHLLLGIDDNDLAGVAR, from the coding sequence ATGACCGGCCCCCTGCTGCTTGGCGTCCGCCACCACGGGCCGGGCTCGGCACGGGCGGTGCGGGCCGCGCTGGAGGCGGCGTCGCCCGCGGTCGTGCTGATCGAGGGACCGCCGGAGGGCGACGCGCTGCTGGCGCTCGCCGCGGACGAGCAGATGCGCCCGCCGGTCGCCCTTCTCGCGCACGCGGTGGACGACCCGGGGCGGGCGGCGTTCTGGCCGCTGGCCGAGTTCTCCCCGGAGTGGGTGGCGCTCCGCTGGGCGCTCGGACGCGGGGTTCCGGTCCGGTTCATCGACCTCCCCGCGGCGCATTCGCTGGCGCCGGCGGCGGAGGAGGAGTCGGCGAGCCCGGAAACCGCCGACGGCGAGCCAGGTCCACCTGCCGGGGCCGAGCCGCCCGAGGGTGGCGGTGCCGGGGCTGGTGCACCCGGAGCGGGGGCGGACAGCGTCGACCCCGGAGGCCCGGGGCCGGTCGGACCGAGCGGGGTCGCACCGCTTTCGGGCCAGCCGCCCGAGGGCGGCGGTGCGGGGGCCGCCGGGGGTCCGGAGGCAACACCGGGAGCGGCCGGGCCCGCAGGAACCCTGGCGCCCGACGGGGGGACGCCCGGTGCGCAGGGTGGCGACGGCGCGGGGCCGCACACGGTCGGGCCCGAGCACGAGCGCGGTGCGCCCGACCCCAGTGGGCTGCGGATCGATCCCATCGCCGTGCTTGCCGAGACGGCCGGATACGACGATCCCGAGCGGTGGTGGGAAGACGTCATCGAGCATCGCGGTACGGCAGCCCACGCGGCGGACGCCCGCGCGCCCTTCGCCGCACTCGGGGACGCCATGGCCGCGCTGCGCGAGACGTACGGGCACGGCGGACACGACCGTGATCTCGCCCGCGAGGCACATATGCGGATCCAACTCCGGGCCGCGCGGAAGGAGTTCGGAGACGAGGTCGCCGTCGTCTGCGGCGCCTGGCATGTGCCCGCGCTCGAGGAGAAGACCACCCTCGCGGCCGACAAGGCCCTTCTCAAGGGGCTGCCCAAGGTCAAGACCGAGATGACCTGGGTGCCCTGGACCTACCGCAGGCTCGCCCGGCACAGCGGATACGGCGCCGGCATCGACTCGCCCGGTTGGTACGGGCATCTCTTCGGCGTGGCCGACCGGCCCATCGAGCGCTGGATGACCAAGGTCGCCGGGCTGCTGCGTGACGAGGACAGGCTGGTCTCCTCCGCCCATGTCATCGAGGCCGTACGGCTCGCCGAGACTCTCGCCGCCATGCGAGGCCGGCCCCTCGCCGGGCTTACCGAGACGACCGACGCGATACGGGCCGTGATGTGCGAGGGCTCCGACGTGCCGCTCGACCTCATCCGGGACCGGCTCGTCGTCGGGGATGTGCTCGGCGAGGTGCCGGACGCCGCGCCCGCCGTGCCGCTGCAGCGTGACCTGACCCGGCTTCAGCGAAGCCTGCGGATCAAACCGGAGGCGCTCGAGCGGGAGCTGGAGCTGGACCTGCGCAAGGAGACAGACGCGGCGAAGAGCCGGCTGCTGCACCGGCTTCGGCTGCTCTCCATCGGCTGGGGCGAGCCCGTCACAGGGCGGGGGAGCACCGGCACATTCCGGGAGAGCTGGCGGCTGCGCTGGGAGCCGGAGCTCTTCGTCAAGGTGGCGGAGGCCGGAGTGTGGGGCACGACCGTGCTCTCCGCCGCCACGGCCAAGGCCGAGTCGAGGGCGGTGTCCGCCACCGCCCTCGCCGAGGTCACCGCGCTCGCCGAACAGTGCCTGCTGGCCGAACTGCCCGACGCGCTGCCCGTGGTGATGCGGGCGCTGGCCGACCGCGCCGCACTCGACGCGGACGTCGGTCATCTCGCCCAGGCACTGCCGGCCCTTGCCCGCTCGCTGCGGTACGGGGACGTGCGGTCGACCGACACGGTCGCGCTCGGTGAGGTCGCGGCCGGTATTGCCGAGCGGATCTGCGTCGGCCTGCCCCCCGCTTGCACCGGACTCGACGCGGACGGCGCGGCCGGGATGCGGGGCCATCTGGACGGCGTGCACACCGCGATCGGGCTGCTGCCGAAGGGCCGTGAGCTGATCGAACGCTGGGGATCGGTCCTGCATCGGCTCGCGGCCCGCGACACCGTGCCCGGAGTCATACGCGGCAGGGCGGCACGGCTGCTGCTGGACGACGGACGGCTCGAGGAGGACGAGGCCGCACGGCTCATGGGCCTCGCGCTGTCGGTCGGCACACCGCCCGCCGACGCGGCCGCCTGGATCGAGGGTTTCGTCGGCGGTGCTTCCGGCGGCGGAATGCTCCTGGTCCACGACGAGCGCCTGCTCGCACTCGTGGACGCCTGGCTGAGCGGCGTGCCCGCGGACGCGTTCACCGACGTGCTGCCGCTGCTGCGCCGCACCTTCTCCGCCTACGAACCGGGCGTGCGCCGCACCCTGGGCGAGCTGGTCCGGCGCGGACCCGCGGCGGCGTCCGGTCCCGCACACGCCGAGTCCACGATGCCCGGTTTCGGCGCCGGCCTCGACGGGCAGCGGGCGGACGCGGTGCTGCCGGTGCTGCACCTGCTCCTCGGAATCGACGACAACGACCTCGCGGGGGTGGCCCGATGA
- a CDS encoding VWA domain-containing protein, with translation MSTATENETAGESAAASASGTGGERLRRWRLVLGGDAADGTGCALSGTDAAMDGALNALYGTGKDKAGNRTGNRSAGLGASAPSVARWLGDIRTYFPSSVVQVMQRDAIDRLGLSTLLLEPEMLEAVEADVHLVGTLLSLNKAMPETTKETARAVVRKVVDDLEKRLATRTRSTLTGALDRSARISRPRHRDIDWDRTIRANLKNYLPEFNTVVPERLIGYGRASQSVKKDVVLCIDQSGSMAASVVYASVFGAVLASMRSIATRLVVFDTAVVDLTDQLDDPVDVLFGTQLGGGTDINRALAYCQSQITRPADTVVVLISDLYEGGIRDEMLKRVAAMKASGVQFVALLALSDEGTPAYDHEHAAALAALGAPAFACTPDLFPDVMAAAIEKRPLPISDMVTHQ, from the coding sequence ATGAGCACGGCGACAGAGAACGAGACCGCCGGCGAGAGCGCTGCCGCGAGCGCGAGTGGAACCGGGGGCGAGCGGCTGCGGCGGTGGCGGCTCGTGCTGGGCGGCGACGCCGCCGACGGAACCGGCTGCGCGCTCAGCGGCACCGACGCGGCGATGGACGGCGCCCTGAACGCCCTCTACGGCACCGGCAAGGACAAGGCCGGCAACCGCACCGGCAACCGCTCGGCCGGGCTCGGGGCGTCCGCACCGTCCGTCGCGCGCTGGCTCGGCGACATCCGCACCTACTTCCCGAGCTCCGTCGTCCAGGTCATGCAGCGTGACGCGATCGACCGGCTCGGGCTGTCCACGCTGCTGCTTGAGCCGGAGATGCTGGAGGCCGTGGAGGCGGACGTCCATCTCGTCGGCACCCTGCTCTCCCTCAACAAGGCGATGCCCGAGACGACCAAGGAGACGGCCAGGGCCGTCGTACGCAAGGTCGTCGACGATCTCGAGAAGCGGCTCGCGACGCGCACCAGGTCCACCCTCACCGGCGCACTCGACCGGTCCGCGAGGATCAGCCGCCCGCGCCACCGGGACATCGACTGGGACCGGACCATCCGGGCCAATCTCAAGAACTACCTTCCGGAGTTCAACACCGTCGTCCCCGAGCGGCTCATCGGATACGGACGCGCGTCCCAGTCGGTCAAGAAGGACGTGGTGCTCTGCATCGACCAGTCGGGCTCCATGGCGGCGTCCGTCGTCTATGCCTCCGTCTTCGGCGCGGTCCTCGCATCCATGCGCTCCATCGCCACGCGTCTCGTCGTCTTCGACACCGCCGTCGTCGACCTCACCGACCAGCTCGACGACCCGGTGGACGTCCTCTTCGGCACTCAACTCGGCGGCGGCACCGACATCAACAGAGCGCTCGCGTACTGTCAGTCGCAGATCACCCGCCCCGCCGACACCGTTGTCGTGCTCATCAGCGACCTCTACGAGGGCGGTATACGGGACGAGATGCTGAAGCGGGTCGCGGCGATGAAGGCGTCCGGTGTGCAATTCGTCGCACTGCTGGCGCTCTCGGACGAGGGGACGCCGGCGTACGACCACGAGCACGCGGCGGCGCTGGCGGCCCTGGGCGCACCGGCGTTCGCCTGTACGCCGGATCTTTTCCCGGATGTGATGGCCGCCGCGATCGAGAAGAGACCATTGCCCATATCGGACATGGTGACTCATCAGTAA